A single genomic interval of Coleofasciculus sp. FACHB-1120 harbors:
- a CDS encoding TVP38/TMEM64 family protein, with amino-acid sequence MLNAKSGIFLLTVVCIVVTGLAVYFLGGIDPAQLQTWLNKAGIWAPIIYIVFYTVATLLILPSTALNLTSGAIFGPWLGTLWTSIAAVIAAVVAFAFTRTVGREFVVQKLGGRLQAIDAEMIQGGLFYMFAIRLQPVIPYGLVNFAAGLTSIRFRDYLLGTILGTIPGVLPFVMLGSYGLRALKTGDFLPLIGALLLIAMLVGGATWYRRRRTDPRKALEEIERKRLQNPLDKTDE; translated from the coding sequence TTGTTGAACGCTAAAAGTGGCATTTTCCTATTAACTGTCGTCTGCATTGTAGTGACAGGACTTGCAGTATATTTTTTGGGAGGCATCGATCCGGCTCAACTCCAAACATGGCTGAACAAAGCTGGCATCTGGGCACCAATTATTTATATTGTTTTCTACACCGTGGCGACACTGTTAATCTTGCCTTCTACAGCACTAAATCTCACCAGTGGCGCAATTTTTGGCCCTTGGTTGGGGACACTTTGGACGAGTATTGCCGCCGTGATTGCGGCTGTAGTAGCTTTTGCCTTTACGCGCACGGTGGGGCGGGAATTTGTCGTTCAAAAGTTGGGTGGACGCTTGCAAGCGATTGATGCGGAGATGATTCAGGGTGGCTTATTCTATATGTTTGCCATCCGTCTACAGCCAGTGATTCCCTACGGCTTAGTCAATTTTGCCGCTGGTTTGACTTCAATTCGCTTTCGGGATTATCTGCTGGGAACCATTCTGGGAACCATCCCCGGAGTATTGCCTTTTGTAATGTTAGGAAGTTATGGCTTAAGAGCGCTAAAAACAGGTGATTTCTTGCCCTTAATTGGTGCTTTGCTATTAATTGCGATGTTGGTTGGGGGTGCGACTTGGTATCGTCGCCGCCGTACCGATCCTCGAAAAGCATTAGAAGAGATTGAACGGAAGCGCCTTCAAAATCCTCTAGATAAAACGGACGAGTAG